tatttatccaaatTTCCTACAAggtctttatttcatttcactaAAGAAGACTAAAGTAATATTATACAGCAATTGATTGTTCTGtgtgtcagatttttttttctaggctTTCCAACAGCATCATTGTGTCAAAGCATAAAAGTGTGAGACATAGAATAAGAAACCCAAACCAAACTTTCCAAAACATTCAGCTTAACAATCGTTATTAAACTGTATGTTAAATTCTATAAATTTGATATAATATTGACCCTTATGTCTGAGGAAAATTTTAAttaagcattttttatttttgaaaaagaaCATAGTACCTGGTTGTATGTGCAGTTCTTTTTCCTGCATTTGCCACACTGCAGCAGGTCAGTAACTGTGCCTCCAGTCTTGGCCATCTGGTGCTCGCGGATGGCTTCCTGAGTCAGAATGTTCCTCAGCTGCTTCAGTTCATCACTGGCCATTTCCTACCTCACAGAGAACATTACAGAGCTGGTATAAAATGACTCTTGACTACCAAGGCTGCCAGTACGTCATACATTTGAAAAGCACTACATAACTATGCTATGTATTTATAAGTGAGACATAATGCCTAAAGGGCATGTTGGCTACATTCCTGCTCCTAGCACATGCTCACAGGGCAAGATCACAAAAGGATATCAAAACTAAACATTAGTTCAAGTGTGTGGAGGGTTTTGATAAAGTATAGATAAAATATTGAAATACTGTCTGGATGGAGAACCTGCAGAATGAGTTTAAAATATCTGACCTAAGAAATGAACAACCAGGATCAAAAATGTTTGCCATCAACACCTGATTGCACAAACTACAATAATAATTCAATGCATAAATAATTCATACACACCTCCGCAGTCATGGTGGCTATGCGACTCAGGTCAATAGCTCCTCCCAGGACATTCTTGCGTAAATTCGGATTCTTTGGATCTTTCAGGTTGCTGATGCGGCTACGTActctgtttttatatttcatatctgtggCTTTAATCTCCTGGTAGATATTTAAGGAGACAAGGTCAGTTAAGGAGAAATAAATGTTGTATATCTCTCACTGAAGAGTCTTCACTTATGTAAGTGGAGCAGAATGACAATAACGAACAATTCTGCAATTCTTCATTTCATATCTTGTCATCTCACTTTTGAATGATAGCGCTGCTGCAGCTCTTTGTCTCGAATCACACTGTGGCCAACATTCTACAACACCACATAAATAGTTTACCAACTGATCATTACTCTCCTTAAAAGACATGCCAGCATCAATGATAAGTAGCAAACCCATTAGTGTTATCCACAACAATGTCTGTTCAAATGTAAGGGATCTACTGAAAACTCACTGTTCCTATAATCACTTTCTGGTAGAGTTGTCTATCTGGTGGTGTACCATGCACTAAGTCTCTTCACTGGATTAcacaactaataaataaatatacaaaaaaaaccctaacaaCATGATATAATAGGTATCTTTAAAATAGTTTACTTTAAAGATTACTGAGAATAATGTTCTTGTTTATAAAGGATATGATCCTCAATTTCAGCTCCCATGGCATCACAGTTTGCTCCATAATATTTGTAGTCatctataaaataataaataaataaataaacaaacaagtaagtaagtaagtaagtaagtaaataaataaaggaggaTTGGGATCTTGCTTGATTATGAACTACTAAAATTCCTACTCATAAAATAGCTTAAGTGATCCTATATGGTTGTACATTTggtgttttctgtgttttaataCCATCTGTGCGTAGTGCGGCTGACAGCATTTCAATGCATTTGTCCCTGATGGAATCCCCAGTGAGCAGGTGAGGGGAGAGAGGACCACCAGCAGGGCTAAAGGGAGGGGACaagggggtggtgggggtgCTGGGTGTCTTCGGGGTCTCAGGTTTACTTTTACTGatcagagagagataaaaatcAAGATGATACTGTACTAGATAATTGTTGTCTCTCATTTCCACTGATTCTGATATgcatataatacaatattactGTGAATATGAGTGTAATGACATCTGTGTGGAGCTGGGCCCCACAAACTATTTTCATCACTTGCCAAAATAGCTCTCTGGTGTATAAATGTCATATGAATCAGACACGGTGTATTTTCCAAACATAGCCCTAGCTGCTGGGAGCAATATCTGCCAATAAAAACCACCAAGTTGGACGTCTCTCTCCAGAACTTGTGTACTTTTTGGCTTCAAATCTCACTTCAGTCTAACCACATGCTGTGCAATTACTGTTATGTCTAATCTAGCACACTTGATTAAACTCATTGGCTAATTACCAAGTACATGATAAGTTCATTTCAGCAAGTTAGACTGTAAAACACAGAGCATGGAGACCTAGGACTAGCAACAGGAAGCACTGTGATTTTACCCAACACAAGCTTAACAGTCAGAATATCACCTTAAAAttgactttaaaaatgtaatatgttgACCAAGACCAAAACCAATTAACATCACATGCTACACAAAACGTGACAGAACAGAAGGGACTAGATAGAAACTGTACCGTCCATCATTACTGTCTGTGGACACCTTTCTCTGTATAGCTCCAGGGAGAGTCAACTTAGGGCCATGATATTCTTTCCTGGAAGACACAAGAAAACAATCTTGATCCATTAGATTTCTGTAAATTAGTTAGAAGTGTAGTGTAGAAGTGTGCGTAATTCTTGCCTTTCCTCCGAGAGTTTCTTAGACAGGGGTGAGCTTCCAGACTTCGAGTTAACAGAGTCCCTTCTGTGTGAAAAGTCTGTTTTATATTATCTGCCCTAAACAGTAATCCTTGCTCTAAAGATTAATAAGCTAGCAAACAAAAAATAGTTAGAGGCTAATACTGTACCTCGTAGGTTTGGCATCACTTAACTGCTGTCTCTGGCCAGACTTAGAGTCAGTGGAGTCTTTtctaaaaatagaaataaaaaatgtagtTTGCAATGGAAGCTTCTCctctattttaaaaataaatacaggtgTACTAGTTTAAACCTCATGTCACACTTGATGATATATCTGGtcaaacctttctttctttgcatcGTTAATGGGCTTTTTCAGAGACTGCTGACTGAAATCTGAGGAATCCCTTCTGGAAAAACAATAAGAACCTATGAATACAATGAAAATTGAatatgaacaacaaaaaaaaacttctctgGCATAAACGGAGTAAATTGTTCTTACTATAACTACCCACTGGCTGCGGAACCACAGCCAAACTAATTCATGCACTGATACTGCCCTCTGTCTTTCATCCATACGGACACACATCTATGTTCCAACCTGTCTTTCTTCATGTCTGTAGACAGTCTTTTGGCTGGTTTACTGTCCCCCAGATCTCTGCTGACATGGAGGCATTATTTCAGCATTTTATATAAGAACCAACATTTATCTTTTCACCACATGCATTCTGTTTCCTGATAAATCTACATTTCTAAGTAGATCAAgtatttcacatttttgtaattagttCAACACACTGGACACATGCAGGATGAGAGAATCCAGCTTTTAGTTTTGGAGCACTATTTTGAAGACAAATCAAAGTTACTAGCTTCAGACCTGTGTTTCTTATGTTCAGATATCAGCTGCTGTGCACTTCGTTTTGGTGCTGGCATGTCTTTTCTACATTTATTATGGGGAGAAATAAACCTATTGTGAGACAATCACTTAAAATATCTAAAAACAACAATCTgttcaaattaaacaaatatggAACCTGTCTGGTTTCCAGCATGCTAAAAGTCCAATCATAACCTTTCTttgtctttgctttctttttctttgtcctTCTGCATGTCTAATGAAGGATGCTTTGTAAGAGTAGGGGGATGAAGATGGAGAggcagaggaggaagaggggcaTCAGGATTCACAGTCTCTTTcctaataacaacaacaattaacTATTGATAAAAGCATAAATCACATGACACCACATATACTGCATATTGTTCTTCTAGCCATGCAAAATGGttatgtaatttaattttaGTAATCACAGTAAAATCACAACTTGCAAGCTATCTTTAGTATTGTTTACCAATTTTATCTTAAACTGAATGTATTGTTAGCAgctaattattactatttatttattggggggCGTTTCCatcattttctccccaatttgctGTTTCAAATTCCCACCTATTAGCTAACAGCCAACTCTCCCCTATCACACAACAGCTGGGGAAGGAGAAGAAAACAtgtttcctctgagacacatgaagccagctaCCACACTTGTCAAACTGCTGAACACAGTCGGAGGAAACAGTTAATACAGGATTTCGCATAGTTTGTTTTGTGATCATtacggccaaaaatgcttaCTTTTGCTGTGGCTGTTCTTCGAAATGTATGAAGCAATTTGCGGAGCttgttgtgcttttttgcggaaaactacacGAAACACTGTgaggtttgttggtaaattagaccttttagctgtactcatgtttgacgcatgtgaattgaagagggctttggttgaATGCCTCTGAATActgagtttccttgattttgttttaaattgtgcgattgaaaaatcacaaaatcctggagggacggaGGAAAGTGCCCTTTCCACATACATAAGCTCACAGCTGCTACACATTTCCTAGTGTCActatgattgacaggggagagagtgtATGCCATCCCTACCACCAGAAAGCATGTCTAGTTTTCTTCTCTTGACTCTCAGACTTGGATGGTTGTGGTATCATCAGGACTTTAACTCACAATCTCCCAAAGACTAGAATGAACGCTTTGCTGTTGTGCAACTTGGCCAGAGACAATTTCTTTTGGGGGGCTTTAATCACATCCCAGTATATTAGTATATGCAATTATAAACTAATGAAGGACTGACTGTTTGATTTCCAGCCAAGTAAGGCAGCAAGACACATACACTGTAGAGAGTAGATTCCACTGTGAATGTCATATACAGTAAAACTGTTAGAAAACTGTTGTGTGTGGTGACGAGTTCAATTGTAAACTGGTCATTACGGTTTTCTCGAACAATCCCAAATTTCACCACCAGAGGTCACCACTGCAAGAATATTGATGTGTTACCCTAGTTACTTACTGTATAATCAGTCTGTTACCAGTAACTAACAATTATACTGTTTTCCACTCTCTAAATACAATATTGTAGATtacttgaggacattttttCACAATTCAATTTGTGAAAGGTGTTCTGCAAATTAGTCTGTTTAACCTCAGGTTAGGTTCTGTCCAAACCAAGAAATAGACAGATTTATACTTTAGAACTTGACAGAGCAAATGTACTTGTTTTGCATTCAGTGCATTTATCAATTCCTACCCTTTCCTGGTCTGAGGATCCATGATACGCCCTGTTACTATATGAAAAGGAGGGGGGAAGCTAACAGACAAGGGCTGCTGCCTCTATTTGCCTCCAACCAGCTATCTGACTTTAGAAAATGCAGTAAGACCAGATCATAAGATGAAAAGAATCTGCAGCTGCAGTTTTACAAGAAAGTTCTGCTTCCTGAtacttaaacaaataaaatcagatTTACCATCTAGTTATCACAATTCCCAGACTTTCCAGTTTCCCTGCTAAAACCAGTTTAATCTGCCATGCAGATAAATACAGCTTATGGTCTTCCTTCTTTGATTCTCTGACAGTCCAGCTATTCTGTCTGAGCTTTCCTGGACTCCAGGTGCCAGGGTAAATAGACCTGGTTGTATGGGAGAGCTCCAGGGGGTGTCTTCAAGCTGCTCACTCATACAGGACGTCCACTGCGACCAAACAGATAAATCTGGGCCAAGGAATTGTGTCACAGCTGACTATGCAAGATTTTGCCACCAGAGATCACTATTCCAGAATTATTTGTTGCCATTGTTAAAACTAGTTTTAGCAAAACTAAAGCTTGATTAGAGTCTACAAAGTCTTATATGGTTTGCTTTTCCTGTTTCCTATTTAAGTATGTAGATTATCCCTTTGCATCGTTGCTACAGTTTGGATCTGTTTTTCCCTCTTACTTTGCTTTcaactttttaatgtttttgttccATTGGCTTTATTAATTACTAAAATGGTCTAATAAGAAATGGATGAATGTTAGTaaaaatttgaaagaaaaaaaaatactgaaaatgcCAATGCCAACACTCTACTGTGTATGCTATGTGTTTCTCAAGGGCATGAAAGAATAAACAGGATGTTATCAGCTAAAACCAAATCCTTGACCCCTTGGCACATAGCCAAGTCCAATTGCGCTATATTTGCCAGAGGAGTAGTGATATTTGCATTGCTGCATTTCTTTGGCATATAGTCTTTCATGTTTTAATACTTTCTACACTATTTAAACAATGAGAAATATATACCGTCACTGATCCTACAATACTGGAGCATCTACAGTCTTCACCCAGTCTCCACAACAGGAACTTGTGGGAGTTCTATGTAGGAGTACATTTGCTTTACATACAGTAGTTGATGGTAGAAAAGCAGTTAGAAGCTTACATTCTCATGAAAAGACAGAGAATTGACAGATTCGATTATACAAAACATACTGTGCACTCAAATAAAGCAAGTGGAGGCAGATGCTATGTATAAGAAGGTTATTTTAAATTTCAGTCATGCCTTTGCGAGTTTTTCATGAGTTCACAATATCAAATAATTTCTAGAGTATAATTCACCATTCCAAACAAGCCCTGACCTCGGTTTCTTCATCTCTAAAACGCATTGTTTCTGAGCAGGAGGATGTAGATGAAGAGGCAAAGGAGGAAGTGGGGCATTTTGATCTGGAGTCTTTTTTctatgtgtaaaaataaacagtgtaaTTCTGTTATTTGATACAGAGAAAAATCACAGTGtgctatatattttaaaaatgaacgtAGACTTTTTTTCCAAGGCAGACCATTTTTCTTGACAGCAATGACAT
This genomic window from Ictalurus punctatus breed USDA103 chromosome 1, Coco_2.0, whole genome shotgun sequence contains:
- the tcea3 gene encoding transcription elongation factor A protein 3 isoform X13, which produces MTREEELIRIAKKLDKMVSRNNTEGALDLLRELQKFSMTLKLLQDTRIGMSVNGIRKHCRDEDVVSLAKILIKNWKRLLESGHSQKAERPNEMKNGSGASTQSLSGPSPDTESRREAPDPKSPPHLHLHHSLPAHIRKHQPEVKKDRKETVNPDAPLPPLPLHLHPPTLTKHPSLDMQKDKEKESKDKERKDMPAPKRSAQQLISEHKKHSRDLGDSKPAKRLSTDMKKDRRDSSDFSQQSLKKPINDAKKERKDSTDSKSGQRQQLSDAKPTRRDSVNSKSGSSPLSKKLSEERKEYHGPKLTLPGAIQRKVSTDSNDGRKSKPETPKTPSTPTTPLSPPFSPAGGPLSPHLLTGDSIRDKCIEMLSAALRTDDDYKYYGANCDAMGAEIEDHIYQEIKATDMKYKNRVRSRISNLKDPKNPNLRKNVLGGAIDLSRIATMTAEEMASDELKQLRNILTQEAIREHQMAKTGGTVTDLLQCGKCRKKNCTYNQVQTRSADEPMTTFVLCNECGNRWKYTWVTRNRKLFHHDFLFKRV
- the tcea3 gene encoding transcription elongation factor A protein 3 isoform X12, which encodes MTREEELIRIAKKLDKMVSRNNTEGALDLLRELQKFSMTLKLLQDTRIGMSVNGIRKHCRDEDVVSLAKILIKNWKRLLESGHSQKAERPNEMKNGSGASTQSLSGPSPDTESSPKSSLNTPKKPVDKHRKERTEAVFKKERQESDHKKEKHISNHTKESERMNAMDSSVSSFGSPFHPPKCSSMEVKKDRREAPDPKSPPHLHLHHSLPAHIRKHQPEVKKDRDLGDSKPAKRLSTDMKKDRRDSSDFSQQSLKKPINDAKKERKDSTDSKSGQRQQLSDAKPTRRDSVNSKSGSSPLSKKLSEERKEYHGPKLTLPGAIQRKVSTDSNDGRKSKPETPKTPSTPTTPLSPPFSPAGGPLSPHLLTGDSIRDKCIEMLSAALRTDDDYKYYGANCDAMGAEIEDHIYQEIKATDMKYKNRVRSRISNLKDPKNPNLRKNVLGGAIDLSRIATMTAEEMASDELKQLRNILTQEAIREHQMAKTGGTVTDLLQCGKCRKKNCTYNQVQTRSADEPMTTFVLCNECGNRWKYTWVTRNRKLFHHDFLFKRV
- the tcea3 gene encoding transcription elongation factor A protein 3 isoform X17, whose amino-acid sequence is MTREEELIRIAKKLDKMVSRNNTEGALDLLRELQKFSMTLKLLQDTRIGMSVNGIRKHCRDEDVVSLAKILIKNWKRLLESGHSQKAERPNEMKNGSGASTQSLSGPSPDTESRKETVNPDAPLPPLPLHLHPPTLTKHPSLDMQKDKEKESKDKERKDMPAPKRSAQQLISEHKKHSRDLGDSKPAKRLSTDMKKDRRDSSDFSQQSLKKPINDAKKERKDSTDSKSGQRQQLSDAKPTRRDSVNSKSGSSPLSKKLSEERKEYHGPKLTLPGAIQRKVSTDSNDGRKSKPETPKTPSTPTTPLSPPFSPAGGPLSPHLLTGDSIRDKCIEMLSAALRTDDDYKYYGANCDAMGAEIEDHIYQEIKATDMKYKNRVRSRISNLKDPKNPNLRKNVLGGAIDLSRIATMTAEEMASDELKQLRNILTQEAIREHQMAKTGGTVTDLLQCGKCRKKNCTYNQVQTRSADEPMTTFVLCNECGNRWKYTWVTRNRKLFHHDFLFKRV
- the tcea3 gene encoding transcription elongation factor A protein 3 isoform X11, with the protein product MTREEELIRIAKKLDKMVSRNNTEGALDLLRELQKFSMTLKLLQDTRIGMSVNGIRKHCRDEDVVSLAKILIKNWKRLLESGHSQKAERPNEMKNGSGASTQSLSGPSPDTESSPKSSLNTPKKPVDKHRKERTEAVFKKERQESDHKKEKHISNHTKESERKETVNPDAPLPPLPLHLHPPTLTKHPSLDMQKDKEKESKDKERKDMPAPKRSAQQLISEHKKHSRDLGDSKPAKRLSTDMKKDRRDSSDFSQQSLKKPINDAKKERKDSTDSKSGQRQQLSDAKPTRRDSVNSKSGSSPLSKKLSEERKEYHGPKLTLPGAIQRKVSTDSNDGRKSKPETPKTPSTPTTPLSPPFSPAGGPLSPHLLTGDSIRDKCIEMLSAALRTDDDYKYYGANCDAMGAEIEDHIYQEIKATDMKYKNRVRSRISNLKDPKNPNLRKNVLGGAIDLSRIATMTAEEMASDELKQLRNILTQEAIREHQMAKTGGTVTDLLQCGKCRKKNCTYNQVQTRSADEPMTTFVLCNECGNRWKYTWVTRNRKLFHHDFLFKRV
- the tcea3 gene encoding transcription elongation factor A protein 3 isoform X9 is translated as MTREEELIRIAKKLDKMVSRNNTEGALDLLRELQKFSMTLKLLQDTRIGMSVNGIRKHCRDEDVVSLAKILIKNWKRLLESGHSQKAERPNEMKNGSGASTQSLSGPSPDTESSPKSSLNTPKKPVDKHRKERTEAVFKKERQESDHKKEKHISNHTKESERMNAMDSSVSSFGSPFHPPKCSSMEVKKDRREAPDPKSPPHLHLHHSLPAHIRKHQPEVKKDRRVTPETLTSQHSQSHHSSSHKRPSLEVSKERKKTPDQNAPLPPLPLHLHPPAQKQCVLEMKKPRKETVNPDAPLPPLPLHLHPPTLTKHPSLDMQKDKEKESKDKERKDMPAPKRSAQQLISEHKKHSRDLGDSKPAKRLSTDMKKDRRDSSDFSQQSLKKPINDAKKERKDSTDSKSGQRQQLSDAKPTRRDSVNSKSGSSPLSKKLSEERKEYHGPKLTLPGAIQRKVSTDSNDGRKSKPETPKTPSTPTTPLSPPFSPAGGPLSPHLLTGDSIRDKCIEMLSAALRTDDDYKYYGANCDAMGAEIEDHIYQEIKATDMKYKNRVRSRISNLKDPKNPNLRKNVLGGAIDLSRIATMTAEVGNGQ